The following coding sequences lie in one Oncorhynchus kisutch isolate 150728-3 linkage group LG17, Okis_V2, whole genome shotgun sequence genomic window:
- the nobox gene encoding actin cytoskeleton-regulatory complex protein pan1: MEDMREAADDYDCPSLLCDEQEDEEEESYRGDDETGGEEGGDIEEWDTGQRGGERVEEEENGGEMEKNGEMGEDGVTEREKESEVVVDFEEEGGEMEKRQLRKRIGRAETEKEEEAVLIEDRRGSEEEMKDRRERDGKVEEGKKQKGVMGPALSLDLVGVTTDPVGMTTTTHEDSGYLSSGMGFYCPPGPLLFHTQPKPHPQPLLPSGVKRPHSVSPPPPPTQSLQVKVTRVYSTRRSIGYSARGRGQVLPLPLLPAVTMGDPSLLPSLPKKKTRTLYSTDQLEQLEGMFQEDHYPDGEKRKEIAATVGVTPQRIMVWFQNRRAKWRKASRSAVKPEHKQTCSRLPDPNPTTILAPHPRAAAGHIAPFLPPAGLSLPPPHTTQALPSYSTLLASLSSSPTGRSVGERGPPSGPQGGSVEHLPPIMYSPPPLRRASLPLLTTFLNPPNPTPSPSPTPPTLQPTPTSPFFMDVLEPHPPNRDTQGLTLQTDSGSLFDYSSDLLSSSSSSVKMDPQHYLTSSHQGGSTVSYQPQASRLAYLTPSPYLNPNPPEGSAPPPSYLTFGPGGGPGVVTYAAGGHTYFQAQTGGGQILLQSGIHGGITAYQSYPWDQLYSHPAVIQQRNQCSQFTTTTLGGRDHPTSSSYLPPTYYPRSHTLTHTSTQAQVLPPVSTLRHPHPRGVSAPQPRAPTPPLALLDPPTCVKAENESPPHIHSSHFHCDFSPILF; this comes from the exons ACTGCCCAAGCCTCCTGTGTGATGaacaggaggatgaagaggaggagagttaCCGTGGAGATGATGAGaccggaggagaggaggggggagatataGAAGAATGGGACACTGgacaaagaggaggagagagagtggaggaagaagagaatggaggagagatggagaagaatgGAGAGATGGGTGAGGATGGAGTAacagaaagagaaaaggagagtgaGGTGGTAGTTGATtttgaagaggagggaggggagatggagaagagacagTTGAGAAAGAGGATAGGGAGGGCAGAaacagagaaggaggaggaggcagtgttaattgaggataggagagggagtgaagaggagatgaaggacagaagagagagagatgggaaggtaGAGGAGGGAAAAAAACAGAAAGGTGTGATGGGGCCTGCTCTGTCTCTCGATCTCGTCGGCGTGACAACTGACCCTGTCGGCATGACGACCACCACTCATGAGGACTCTGGGTACCTGAGCTCTGGGATGGGGTTCTACTGTCCCCCCGGACCTCTCCTATTCCACACCCAGCCTAAACCACACCCCCAACCCCTTCTGCCCAGTGGGGTGAAGCGCCCACATAGTGtcagcccccctccccctcccacccaAAGCCTACAG GTAAAAGTGACTCGAGTGTACTCTACTCGCCGTTCGATTGGCTACAGCGCCCGGGGGCGTGGCCAGGTGCTTCCCCTCCCCCTGTTGCCAGCTGTAACCATGGGAGACCCCTCCCTATTGCCCTCCCTGCCCAAGAAGAAGACAAGAACACTCTACAGCACTG accagtTGGAGCAGCTAGAGGGAATGTTCCAGGAGGACCACTAcccagatggagagaagaggaaggagattgCCGCCACGGTGGGCGTCACACCCCAGAGGATCATG GTGTGGTTTCAGAACCGTAGGGCCAAGTGGAGGAAGGCCAGTCGTTCTGCAGTGAAGCCAGAACACAAACAGACCTGCAGCCGcctccctgaccccaaccctaccACGATCCTTGCACCACACCCTAG GGCAGCTGCAGGACACATcgcccccttcctccctcctgctggtctctctttacctccccctCATACCACCCAGGCACTCCCTTCCTACAGCACCCTGCTAGCCAGCCTCTCATCCAGCCCTACAG GCAGgtcagtaggagagagagggccaCCGTCAGGACCTCAGGGAGGGTCCGTGGAGCACCTACCTCCTATCATGTATAGCCCACCACCTTTACGACGTGCCAGCCTCCCCCTCCTGACTACCTTCCTGAACCCCCCCAACCCtacccccagccccagccccactCCACCAACCCTGCAACCCACCCCAACATCGCCTTTCTTCATGGATGTGTTGGAGCCCCACCCCcccaacagagacacacagggacTCACCCTGCAGACTGACTCTGG TTCTCTGTTTGACTACAGCAGTGATCTCCTGTCCAGCAGCAGCAGCTCAGTGAAGATGGATCCTCAGCACTACCTTACCTCCAGCCACCAGGGTGGCTCTACAGTCTCCTACCAGCCCCAGGCCTCCCGCCTGGCCTACCTCACCCCCTCCCCCTACCTCAACCCAAACCCCCCTGAGGGGAgcgcccctcccccctcctaccTCACCTTTGGTCCAGGAGGTGGGCCCGGGGTAGTGACCTATGCAGCTGGAGGCCACACCTACTTCCAGGCACAGACAGGAGGGGGACAGATCCTACTGCAGTCTGGGATACACG gTGGTATCACAGCCTACCAGTCGTACCCGTGGGATCAGCTCTACAGCCACCCAGCAGTCATCCAGCAGCGTAACCAGTGTTCCCAGTTTACTACCACCACACTGGGGGGCCGAGACCACccaacctcctcctcctacctgcCACCCACTTACTATCCCcgctcacacactctcacacacacctctacccagGCCCAGGTCCTGCCCCCAGTTTCTACCCTGCGACACCCCCACCCCAGAGGGGTCAGCGCCCCCCAGCCCAGAGCCCCCACACCACCCTTGGCCCTCCTGGATCCCCCCACCTGTGTGAAGGCTGAGAATGAGAGCCCTCCCCATATACACAGCAGCCACTTCCACTGTGACTTCTCACCCATACTCTTTTGA